Below is a genomic region from Spirosoma radiotolerans.
AGGCACCCGTAACGAATAAATCTACCTCTGAACAACGGGTTATCCTCGAAGGCTCTTCGACCGACTTCAGCCATATCAAAATTCACGCGACAACCCTTTTGCCGAAGCAGGCTCCTCATCCGGCCCACAAACACGACGATGAGGAGTTGCTCATCATAAAAGAAGGTAAGCTAACGGTAACCATGGCCGGAAAATCGAAAACGCTGGGCGCAGGAAGCATTGCGCTTTTCATGCCGGGCGATGAGCATGGGTTCGAAAACAAAGAAGATTCTCCCGCCACCTACTACGTGATGCGGTATACAGCCAAAGAACCGGTGGACAAGGCGCGTGGCCAGACGTCGGGTGGTTCATTCTGGATCGAGTGGAACGATGTGGTTTTTCAACCGCACGACAAAGGGGGTATCCGGCGGATGTTCGACCGGGCAACGGCCATGACAAAACGCTTCGAAATGCATGTGACGACGCTCAATAGGGACTTATGGAGCCATCCACCGCACACGCACCGGGCAGCCGAAATCCTGTTGATGATCGACAGTTCAGCTCAGGAGAGCATCAGTGGAAAGCTACATCCGGCCACCGTTGGCGACCTCATCTTCCTCGAATCCAATGTTCCGCACGCGA
It encodes:
- a CDS encoding cupin domain-containing protein, with translation MTLRIACFVILVLTARFGFSQPVESAVYAWAQAPVTNKSTSEQRVILEGSSTDFSHIKIHATTLLPKQAPHPAHKHDDEELLIIKEGKLTVTMAGKSKTLGAGSIALFMPGDEHGFENKEDSPATYYVMRYTAKEPVDKARGQTSGGSFWIEWNDVVFQPHDKGGIRRMFDRATAMTKRFEMHVTTLNRDLWSHPPHTHRAAEILLMIDSSAQESISGKLHPATVGDLIFLESNVPHAIQNTSRGSCTYFAFQFE